In Tachysurus fulvidraco isolate hzauxx_2018 chromosome 3, HZAU_PFXX_2.0, whole genome shotgun sequence, a single window of DNA contains:
- the ldlrad4b gene encoding low-density lipoprotein receptor class A domain-containing protein 4b isoform X2: MQNQSAAASGSGYGSNGACVCNCTGAQVQGMDISELEFVQIIIIIVVMMVMVVVIICLLNHYKLSTWSLMSRLGQARRQEQSLQPEGCFWPSESGSRQGASEVVYAPHPRERFSTPSFLQRDRFSRFQPTYPLLQQHIDLPPTIALSDGEEPPPYQGPCPLQLRNPEQQLELNRESVRAPPNRTVFDSDLMDSHGPCPPSTNTGISAANWSAHGRTEGPPPAYSEVMGHFPGTAFYLHQHSNNQSSSVPTVPGARTRQGSTESTIVLSKAKDMQRGELV, encoded by the exons ATGCAGAACCAGAGCGCAGCGGCTAGCGGAAGCGGCTACGGCTCCAATGGCGCCTGCGTGTGTAACTGCACCGGAGCCCAAGTTCAGGGAATGGACATAT CTGAATTGGAGTTTGTGCAGATAATAATCATAATTGTGGTGATGATGgtaatggtggtggtgattATCTGTCTTCTGAACCACTATAAACTCTCAACCTGGTCCTTGATGAGCAGACTGGGCCAGGCCAGGAGGCAGGAGCAGTCTCTGCAGCCG GAGGGATGTTTCTGGCCATCAGAAAGTGGATCCAGACAAGGAGCTTCAGAG GTGGTCTACGCTCCTCATCCTCGTGAGCGCTTCAGCACTCCCTCATTCCTGCAGCGAGATCGCTTTAGCCGTTTCCAGCCTACCTACCCTCTCCTGCAGCAGCACATTGACCTGCCACCCACCATCGCACTTTCGGATGGAGAGGAGCCACCGCCGTACCAGGGCCCGTGCCCGCTGCAGCTGCGAAACCCCGAGCAACAGCTCGAGCTGAACCGCGAGTCAGTGCGAGCGCCACCCAACCGCACAGTCTTCGACAGTGACCTGATGGACAGCCATGGCCCGTGCCCACCTAGCACCAACACAGGCATCAGTGCCGCCAACTGGAGTGCTCACGGACGCACGGAGGGTCCTCCACCCGCCTACAGTGAGGTCATGGGCCACTTCCCAGGCACGGCGTTTTACCTTCACCAGCACAGCAATAACCAGTCCTCCTCCGTGCCAACTGTGCCTGGTGCCAGGACGCGCCAGGGTAGCACGGAAAGCACAATAGTTCTGAGCAAAGCCAAGGACATGCAGAGAGGGGAGCTGGTGTAA
- the ldlrad4b gene encoding low-density lipoprotein receptor class A domain-containing protein 4b isoform X1 has protein sequence MQEADLPATNAFTECKFLCTNGRCLDLSSLVCDQLDHCGDNSDEENCPVSTQHPSPALFYSELEFVQIIIIIVVMMVMVVVIICLLNHYKLSTWSLMSRLGQARRQEQSLQPEGCFWPSESGSRQGASEVVYAPHPRERFSTPSFLQRDRFSRFQPTYPLLQQHIDLPPTIALSDGEEPPPYQGPCPLQLRNPEQQLELNRESVRAPPNRTVFDSDLMDSHGPCPPSTNTGISAANWSAHGRTEGPPPAYSEVMGHFPGTAFYLHQHSNNQSSSVPTVPGARTRQGSTESTIVLSKAKDMQRGELV, from the exons AGTGCAAGTTCCTGTGCACCAATGGCCGCTGCCTGGATCTCAGCTCCCTGGTGTGTGATCAACTCGACCACTGCGGAGACAACAGTGATGAGGAGAACTGCCCCGTTTCCACCCAGCACCCTTCTCCTGCTCTGTTCTACT CTGAATTGGAGTTTGTGCAGATAATAATCATAATTGTGGTGATGATGgtaatggtggtggtgattATCTGTCTTCTGAACCACTATAAACTCTCAACCTGGTCCTTGATGAGCAGACTGGGCCAGGCCAGGAGGCAGGAGCAGTCTCTGCAGCCG GAGGGATGTTTCTGGCCATCAGAAAGTGGATCCAGACAAGGAGCTTCAGAG GTGGTCTACGCTCCTCATCCTCGTGAGCGCTTCAGCACTCCCTCATTCCTGCAGCGAGATCGCTTTAGCCGTTTCCAGCCTACCTACCCTCTCCTGCAGCAGCACATTGACCTGCCACCCACCATCGCACTTTCGGATGGAGAGGAGCCACCGCCGTACCAGGGCCCGTGCCCGCTGCAGCTGCGAAACCCCGAGCAACAGCTCGAGCTGAACCGCGAGTCAGTGCGAGCGCCACCCAACCGCACAGTCTTCGACAGTGACCTGATGGACAGCCATGGCCCGTGCCCACCTAGCACCAACACAGGCATCAGTGCCGCCAACTGGAGTGCTCACGGACGCACGGAGGGTCCTCCACCCGCCTACAGTGAGGTCATGGGCCACTTCCCAGGCACGGCGTTTTACCTTCACCAGCACAGCAATAACCAGTCCTCCTCCGTGCCAACTGTGCCTGGTGCCAGGACGCGCCAGGGTAGCACGGAAAGCACAATAGTTCTGAGCAAAGCCAAGGACATGCAGAGAGGGGAGCTGGTGTAA